One Paenibacillus riograndensis SBR5 DNA segment encodes these proteins:
- a CDS encoding ATP-binding protein — protein sequence MKFKKLARTFRQETPEAGCAEREAAPVLDPAPAHTLVLEASPGQESCEPAQPYTSNHEHLAEELQRLDLRLKLRMLEAPQLDSELALMNEEIRSLLDAYSADEDDGNLLHVKLSMLEQRIAARLEASSGQEVQLMLPQVASLLNLSGLEVSILVACLAPELDRKYERIYAFLQNDMSDQRPTAGFVLGLFTGSVEERLAARLLFDVNAPLMKLLLERRGEYGDSRIPLIARPLKLEDWTVNMLLGYEVLDERLAKVASLSTLAIPQQAGFPEELEQSLLRFVKHYSSGKERRTGSLLYCSGPDEAGKLSGIREVCGKLGLSVLAADMDKLLLPEANFSELLRLLGRHTLLENTALCFTGFDSIVTEDDRHLLKRRLLMEMLEAYVPLTFILGEAQWGISLTGVQLNFMQIDLPVPDEAARKQAWTTFGQEYRLSPQMDLADFSGSFRFTSGQIRAALAGGENIAVWNGSSGAEVSVSDLYQACYFQSSRKIQALATKIRAMYTWDMLVLPGEQLSQLREICRQVKYRPLVYGEWGFAGRLSLGRGLNILFSGPPGSGKTMAAEVIATELNLEIYKIDVSQIVSKYIGETEKNLSRIFDEAETSNAILFFDEADALFGKRSEVKDAHDRYANVEISYLLQKMEEYTGIVILATNLNQNLDDAFARRLHFKLEFPFPEKKQRGLIWRGMFPRGAPLDPDMDYDFMADKFILAGGNIKNIALNAAFYAAHEGCPIGMKQIMLAAKREYLKLGRTFLQSDYAPYHKLIEVK from the coding sequence ATGAAATTCAAAAAATTGGCCAGAACCTTTCGTCAGGAAACACCGGAAGCCGGGTGTGCGGAACGAGAAGCTGCACCTGTCCTTGATCCAGCGCCAGCTCATACTCTGGTTCTTGAAGCCTCTCCCGGACAGGAGAGCTGCGAGCCCGCCCAGCCCTACACCTCCAACCATGAGCATCTGGCGGAGGAGCTCCAGCGTCTGGATCTTCGGCTCAAGCTCAGAATGCTTGAGGCTCCACAGCTTGACTCCGAGCTGGCTCTCATGAACGAGGAGATCCGCAGCCTGCTGGATGCCTATTCAGCGGATGAGGACGACGGGAATCTCCTACACGTAAAGCTGAGCATGCTGGAACAGCGCATCGCTGCCAGGCTGGAGGCCAGCAGCGGGCAAGAGGTCCAGCTGATGCTGCCGCAGGTGGCTTCCTTGCTGAACCTGTCGGGGCTTGAGGTAAGTATCCTTGTGGCTTGCCTCGCACCTGAGCTGGACCGGAAATATGAGCGCATTTACGCTTTTCTGCAGAATGATATGTCGGATCAGCGTCCTACGGCCGGATTTGTCCTGGGATTGTTTACAGGGTCGGTGGAAGAGAGGCTAGCGGCACGTCTGCTCTTTGATGTGAATGCGCCGCTGATGAAGCTCCTGCTGGAGCGGAGGGGGGAATACGGCGACAGCCGCATACCTCTGATTGCCAGACCCCTGAAGCTGGAGGATTGGACGGTGAATATGCTGCTCGGCTATGAGGTGCTGGACGAGCGTTTGGCGAAGGTAGCGAGCCTCAGCACTCTGGCGATTCCGCAGCAGGCCGGCTTTCCTGAAGAGCTGGAGCAGAGCCTGCTGCGGTTTGTGAAGCATTACAGCAGCGGTAAGGAACGCAGAACCGGCAGCCTGCTGTACTGCAGCGGCCCGGATGAAGCCGGAAAGCTGAGCGGCATCAGAGAAGTCTGCGGCAAGCTGGGATTATCCGTGCTGGCTGCCGATATGGACAAGCTGCTGCTTCCAGAGGCGAATTTCAGCGAACTGCTGAGGCTGCTTGGACGGCATACGCTGCTGGAGAATACGGCCCTCTGCTTCACAGGCTTCGACAGCATAGTGACAGAGGATGACCGCCACCTGCTGAAACGGCGGCTTTTGATGGAGATGCTGGAGGCTTATGTGCCTCTAACCTTTATCCTTGGGGAAGCACAGTGGGGGATAAGCTTAACCGGGGTCCAATTGAATTTCATGCAGATTGACCTCCCTGTTCCCGATGAGGCAGCGCGCAAGCAGGCGTGGACCACCTTCGGCCAGGAGTACCGGCTGTCTCCACAGATGGATCTGGCAGATTTCAGCGGCAGCTTCCGCTTTACTTCCGGGCAGATCCGGGCCGCGCTGGCCGGTGGTGAAAATATCGCCGTATGGAATGGCTCCAGCGGGGCCGAGGTTAGCGTGAGTGACCTGTATCAGGCATGTTACTTCCAGTCCAGCCGCAAAATCCAGGCGCTGGCGACGAAGATCCGCGCCATGTATACCTGGGACATGCTGGTGCTTCCCGGCGAGCAGCTAAGCCAGCTGCGGGAAATCTGCCGCCAGGTGAAGTACCGTCCGCTGGTCTATGGAGAGTGGGGCTTTGCGGGACGGCTGTCTCTGGGCAGGGGGCTTAACATCCTGTTTTCCGGACCTCCCGGCTCCGGGAAGACAATGGCAGCCGAGGTGATCGCGACGGAGCTGAACCTGGAAATCTACAAAATCGATGTCTCGCAGATTGTGAGCAAATACATCGGGGAGACGGAGAAGAATTTGTCGCGGATTTTTGACGAAGCCGAGACCTCCAACGCCATTCTCTTTTTTGATGAAGCCGATGCCTTGTTCGGCAAGCGTTCAGAGGTCAAGGATGCCCATGACCGGTATGCGAATGTGGAAATCAGCTATTTGCTGCAGAAGATGGAGGAGTATACGGGGATCGTGATTCTGGCGACCAATTTGAATCAGAACCTGGACGATGCCTTTGCGCGCAGACTGCATTTCAAGCTGGAGTTTCCGTTCCCGGAAAAAAAGCAGCGCGGGCTGATCTGGCGGGGGATGTTCCCCCGGGGAGCGCCGCTTGATCCTGACATGGACTATGATTTCATGGCCGACAAGTTCATCCTGGCCGGCGGCAATATCAAGAACATTGCCTTGAACGCCGCCTTTTACGCTGCGCATGAGGGCTGTCCCATCGGGATGAAGCAGATCATGCTGGCCGCCAAGCGGGAATATCTCAAGCTGGGCAGAACCTTTTTACAATCGGATTATGCCCCGTATCACAAACTGATCGAGGTGAAATAA
- a CDS encoding SMI1/KNR4 family protein has product MIYEKLESLIQENSDEGDFTGGITAEEVIRIESALNVEFPQSYRWFLKNYGSGGLFGVDILGCGKSSPSVVSKTEKLRNLGMPYGYIVIEDCEEFFYCLDTTDISNGECSVISWDRISGFNGKRADNFYEFLFERHSDAKENWEED; this is encoded by the coding sequence ATGATTTATGAAAAGCTAGAGAGTTTAATTCAAGAGAATTCTGACGAGGGCGATTTTACGGGTGGAATTACTGCAGAAGAAGTGATAAGAATTGAATCCGCCTTAAATGTTGAATTCCCACAAAGTTACAGATGGTTCTTGAAAAACTATGGTTCGGGTGGGCTGTTTGGCGTAGATATACTTGGTTGTGGTAAATCTAGTCCTTCTGTTGTTTCAAAAACAGAAAAACTTCGAAATCTTGGAATGCCGTATGGCTATATTGTCATTGAGGATTGTGAAGAGTTTTTTTATTGTCTTGATACTACTGATATTTCGAATGGAGAGTGTTCTGTAATATCTTGGGATAGAATATCAGGGTTTAATGGAAAACGTGCCGATAATTTTTATGAGTTCTTGTTCGAAAGACATAGTGACGCTAAAGAGAATTGGGAGGAAGACTAG
- a CDS encoding SMI1/KNR4 family protein codes for MKEISEQFNLIEEHLYTIGLPSRDVVYSEVDITKIEEKYNISFPEIYKLFVLKYGNSKFEQEVIYKSLELSPCTDKNGFNAFDSFFGLDGGLDDVSNKINQYYERIPSSLIPIADDGKGNLICIGVKNGFNEKIYFWYHENELMANVMLNEKKYGNIGLDDYWDNVFLVSDSFVDFIRSFEIEPVEKDQKVELKIVKERMNTDFVANMLAARAELEAKEKERKDKKNGKG; via the coding sequence ATGAAAGAAATAAGCGAACAGTTTAATCTTATAGAAGAACATTTATATACTATTGGATTACCAAGTAGAGACGTAGTTTACTCTGAAGTTGATATTACAAAAATTGAGGAAAAATACAACATTTCATTTCCTGAGATATATAAACTTTTTGTACTTAAATACGGAAATTCTAAATTTGAACAAGAAGTGATTTATAAATCATTAGAATTATCGCCTTGTACAGATAAGAATGGTTTTAATGCTTTTGATTCATTTTTTGGTTTGGATGGTGGATTGGATGACGTGAGTAATAAAATTAATCAGTACTATGAAAGGATCCCCAGTTCTTTAATACCAATTGCAGACGATGGTAAAGGGAATCTTATATGTATTGGTGTCAAGAATGGATTTAATGAGAAAATTTATTTTTGGTATCACGAAAATGAATTGATGGCAAATGTAATGCTGAATGAAAAAAAATACGGAAATATTGGTTTAGATGATTATTGGGACAATGTTTTTTTAGTTTCAGATAGCTTTGTTGATTTTATAAGAAGTTTTGAAATTGAACCAGTAGAAAAAGACCAAAAAGTTGAATTGAAAATTGTAAAAGAAAGAATGAATACTGACTTTGTAGCTAATATGTTAGCCGCTAGAGCAGAATTGGAGGCTAAAGAAAAGGAAAGAAAGGATAAGAAAAATGGCAAGGGCTGA
- a CDS encoding DUF7716 domain-containing protein codes for MEKLITLKKILNNIEQFEWSDALFLPADETWDLDTKGAIIDPDDVEDDSDEVPEFAKKNNLMYALDIQTIKGIIKNALVQKVECTDEDLIEAFLYYYDNDAFIVTK; via the coding sequence ATGGAGAAACTTATTACATTGAAAAAAATACTAAATAATATTGAACAATTCGAGTGGTCAGATGCTTTATTTCTTCCAGCTGATGAAACATGGGATTTAGATACAAAAGGTGCTATAATCGATCCAGATGATGTAGAGGATGACAGTGATGAAGTGCCTGAATTTGCTAAGAAAAATAATTTAATGTACGCTTTAGACATTCAAACTATAAAAGGAATAATTAAAAATGCTTTAGTACAAAAGGTTGAATGTACAGATGAAGATTTAATCGAGGCCTTTTTATATTATTATGATAATGACGCTTTTATAGTAACAAAATAA